Below is a genomic region from Brachyspira aalborgi.
GAAAACTAATAAATGCTATAACAAACCTATAATTGTTAGTTTGAATAATTTACTTAAAAATATTTTCTCTTTATCTTCTAATTCTAAAGAGTTAGTTTTGAAGATTTGCGGATTGAAATTTATTAAACGGAGTTCGGAATATGGCGGATAATAAAACTCCTTTAATATCGATTATATTGCCTGTATATAACGCTGAAAAATATATTGAAAGAGCGCTAAAAAGTTTAATAAATCAAAGTTATAAAAATATAGAGATTTTATGCATAGACGATGGCTCAAAAGATAATTCATATAATATTATAAAAGAATTTAAAGACGAAAGAATAAAATTATTTAGGCAAGAAAACTCTGGTCCTGCAAAAGCAAGAAATGTAGGGCTTTCAAATTCAAAAGGCGAATATATTATGTTTTGCGATGCGGACGATTGGTATGAGCCGAATATGTGCGAGCTTATGCTTGAAACTATAATAAAGCAAAATGTCGATTTTGTTATATGCGGTTGTAATATAGTGGACACTTATAATACAAGCATAAGAAGCAAAGAGGAATTTAATTATTTTAAATTAAAATTTAATGGATATTGTAATATAGGAATATATGAATTTTTAATGTTAAACTCTATGTTATGGAATAAAATATTTAAGAAAAAAATTATTGACGAATATAATATAAAATTTATAGACGGATATGAACATGACGATTATAATTTTTTCTATAAATATTTATGTTGTTCAAATCATTTCTATTCAATATATAATAAAATATATAACTATGACATATCAAATCCGCAATCGGTAATGTCTACATATTACAATGATATTAAACCAAAAAAGAAATTAGATTTTTTATATTCAAGCCATGATTTAATAGATTTTGTAATTCTGCATAATTTTAGAGAGCAAGTTATAGACGGAATAATTCAATTGTATAAAGAATGCGTATCAAGATATCAGCTATTTTTGAATAAAAAGCAACTTAAGGAATTGGTTATAATACAAAAAGAATTTTTGAAAGATAAACAAGAACTTGATGAACACGAATATATTAAAGAAATAAGGAATACTGAAGTAGATAAATATTTAAAGAAATTCGATATTAAACTTTCTTTACTTGAGTGGATATTTTCGATAAAAAATAAATCATCTTATGAGAAAATACTAACTATTTTTGGATTTCAGATTAGTTTTAAAAGATATAGAAATAATTAAGGAAATAAAATGCCGTTAATATCGATTATCGTTCCCGTTTATAATACGGAAAAATATTTAAGAAGATGTTTAGATAGTTTAGTCAATCAAACTTTTAACGATATAGAAATTATAATTGTTAATGATTGCTCTCAAGGAAATTGTAAAGAAATAATTGAAGAATATCAGAAAAAAGATAATAGAATAAAATATATTGAACATAGCGAAAATAAAAGTTTACTTCAAGCAAGAAAAACGGGAAATATAGCATCTACGGGAAAATATATTATGTATGTCGATAGCGATGACGAAATCGATATTAATACTTGCAAAGAAATATTTAATGTTATAAAAAATAAAGATTATGATATTATTCACTTTGGAAGTAAAATAATTTCAGATTTTGATTCTAAAGATATTAAATGGAATTTATCGACAAATAGATTTAATATTAATTCAGAGTTCTTGCTTAACGAAGTTATCGATAAAAAAATATCTCATAATATGTGGGCAAAAGCTTTTAATATAAATATAATAAAAAAACTTATTGAAAATATTTCGGATATACAAATTATGAACTCCGAAGATATGCTTCAATGTTTAATCGCTTTTTATTTTGCAAAATCTTATAAAGTAATTCAAAAACCTTTATATATTTATTATGTCGATATTGGTTTGAGTAATAAAAATACAAATGAAATAGATATTGATAAATACGATTATTTATGCAGAAGCACAAAAATAGCGCTTGACGAATTTTATAATTTTTTGGTAAAAGTAAAATCAAATATAGCTTATGGATTTTTATTTTCTAAAATTTATTATAATCAATATAATTATCTTTTTGAAAAAATAAAAAATAACAATGAAGAATATGTAAAAATAATTGAAAAATATTTTGACAAATCTATTATTAGTCAATATTTGCATTTGCAAAAATATAACGAAATAGAAAATAATAATTTAGAAGAATTGAATTATAAACTTTCGCCATATTTCTTTTATATGATTTTTATAGATTACAAAATAATAATTAAATTATTCGGCATTAGAATTGTTATAAAAAATAAAGAATGTTCCAACAAAATAATTGTAATAAGTTTGAGTAATTTTTTGAGGCGATTATTTTCTATAAATACAAAAAAGATTGAAGGGAAGAAAATTACTTTTTTAAACTTGTTAGGATTTAAATTTAAGTTAGAGGGGAAATAAAATGCCGTTAATATCGATTATAGTTCCCGTTTATAATACGGAAAAATATTTAAGAAGATGTTTAGATAGTTTAGTCAATCAAACTTTTAACGATATAGAAATTATAATCGTTAATGATTGCTCTCAAGGAAATTGTAAAGAAATAATTGAAGAATATAAGAAAAAAGATAACAGAATAAAATATATTGAACATAGCGAGAATAAAGGGACTTTAATAGCAAGGAAAACGGGAAGTATTGAAGCTGAAGGAGATTATATTACCTATGTTGATAGCGATGACGAACTTGATATTAATACTTGCAAAGAATTGCATAAAATAGTTTATAAAAGAGATTACGATGTTATCCCTTTTTCTATAAAAGTATATTCAGAATACGATGTAGAAGATTTAGAATTATGGTTATTATCTGAAAGAAATATAATTAAATATCCTTTCATTGAACTTTTAGAC
It encodes:
- a CDS encoding glycosyltransferase family 2 protein; amino-acid sequence: MADNKTPLISIILPVYNAEKYIERALKSLINQSYKNIEILCIDDGSKDNSYNIIKEFKDERIKLFRQENSGPAKARNVGLSNSKGEYIMFCDADDWYEPNMCELMLETIIKQNVDFVICGCNIVDTYNTSIRSKEEFNYFKLKFNGYCNIGIYEFLMLNSMLWNKIFKKKIIDEYNIKFIDGYEHDDYNFFYKYLCCSNHFYSIYNKIYNYDISNPQSVMSTYYNDIKPKKKLDFLYSSHDLIDFVILHNFREQVIDGIIQLYKECVSRYQLFLNKKQLKELVIIQKEFLKDKQELDEHEYIKEIRNTEVDKYLKKFDIKLSLLEWIFSIKNKSSYEKILTIFGFQISFKRYRNN
- a CDS encoding glycosyltransferase family 2 protein; this encodes MPLISIIVPVYNTEKYLRRCLDSLVNQTFNDIEIIIVNDCSQGNCKEIIEEYQKKDNRIKYIEHSENKSLLQARKTGNIASTGKYIMYVDSDDEIDINTCKEIFNVIKNKDYDIIHFGSKIISDFDSKDIKWNLSTNRFNINSEFLLNEVIDKKISHNMWAKAFNINIIKKLIENISDIQIMNSEDMLQCLIAFYFAKSYKVIQKPLYIYYVDIGLSNKNTNEIDIDKYDYLCRSTKIALDEFYNFLVKVKSNIAYGFLFSKIYYNQYNYLFEKIKNNNEEYVKIIEKYFDKSIISQYLHLQKYNEIENNNLEELNYKLSPYFFYMIFIDYKIIIKLFGIRIVIKNKECSNKIIVISLSNFLRRLFSINTKKIEGKKITFLNLLGFKFKLEGK